The region TGCAGGATAATGTTCATCCCATGTTGGGAATAATACCTCTGAAACAAGaaaccaaatcagagttaacagagtcAACACAGGAATATGCATTCGAGGTAATGTACTGCATAtcatttgataagccatcatctgaTATAAAAGAGTAAGAATAAAAACAATGTTGTGAGTTATAGTCTTTTTTCTATATGTAAAATGACTGTATAATATATGTTGTAGTGTTAATTCTGGAGAGTGTATTCGTTGTGGTTTGCAATGGAAATGAGGGAGCTAAATGTACAGGGTCTGGTAGAAACAACCTACCACTTTCAATGGTCGCTAGTGTGTACGGCCCTGCAGTGGGAATAAAACCCTGTAGGGTAGCATGTAGCAGGAAGGACACCATTTTAGTTAGCATAGAGCGTTGGACCGCAGCGCATCACACTTTAGTGATTGAGCCATATTTCAAAAGTGGTGACAGTGTGGCAACTATGCAGTGGAAATTTTAACAGCGAATTAATATTGAGAGACATGGAACAGTACCAGAACGGCACACAATTCCGAGGTGGGTTGAGCAGTTTCGTAATACCGCATGTGCCATGAATAAAAATCTCTAGGAAAGCCAAGGACAGTGCAGACACTAGAAAACATTGTGAGAGTATGGATTGCTATTGACAGGAGTCTTAGTCATTCAGTAAACAAACATGCTGTAGCTTTTCACCTGTCAGAGGGAAGCATGCTCCACTTTCTCCACAATGATTTAGCTTATCTGTACAAAATGCAGGTGACTCATAAGTTACTACAGTGTGAATATGCCTCCCTGAAACAATTCTGTACTGACTTTATTGAATTATCGGATGAGAATAGGGGTATTCTTCCCAACCTGATAATGTCAGGTGAGGCACACTTTGAACTGAAAAACTGTGTCAACAAGCAAAACATGAGAGAATGGAATAATGTGAATGCACAAGAACCACATGAAAAACCAGTCCATACTGCAAAGGTCACAGTGTGGTGTGGTGTTTTGGCTTCCAGGATTATTGTACTCTACGTTTTTGAAAATCAACACGGAAACACAGTTGTAGTGAATTCGGAACATTACAGAGGCCTATTGACGACCTTCACAATTCCTGAATTACAGAGACAGGGCATTAATTTGGCATCActctatttccagcaagactccACATATCACTCAAGACACAATGGCAACGTTACATACGGTGTTCACGGGAAGAATTATGTTGCGTTTCACGAACATACTATGGTTGAACAGATCCCCTAGTTTGACTGCTTGTGATTTCTTTCTATGGGGGCCCCTCAAGAGCAAAGTGTTTACAACATGTATCCCCAACTTAGAGACTCTGAGGCAAGGCATTCGTGAAGAGATCCAGGCAATTCCACTCAAAATGGTTTTGAATGTATTGGATAGCTTTGTTCGCCGACTCCATGAGTGCATcaaacaatgaaaataaaacatgacTTGTGTTATTGTGTCATAAATGGCATTATGTTGCCTATCAATTACCAGTCCAATAATTTACATTCCCTATTTAATGTTACTAGGACCTATACTAAAAGGTAGATTGTTTTTTCGACCCTGTATAAGGTGGAAATAGCTTTTGAGGGCTTACATTCAAATATGAAAACACATGACTTACATATGCGTTGGCAACTTAACCATCTGGGATTTGCTGGTTTAGAAGTCTTGTTCTCAAAGGCTATGTTTGACTGTTGAGGTTTTACTTCTGTTGTTAGTGGGAAGCAGTGTTTAGGGGAGAGCTGGGTAAGTTGGTGCTAGGGGAGGGAGGAAGAGGTGGGAGGGTAGGTGTTTGTGGAAGGACGTGTTGGTCTTGGTATAGAGGGTGGGGCTTGTCTTTACTCCTGCGTTATTTAAAATATCTAGGATGAAGGTCTccaatatgttttctttttttgttaattTCATTTAGGGTGTAAGAGCTTTTGGTCTTATATAGTCAGTGTAGGTGTGGAGTGTAAATGAGGAGATGAATGGGGAATATAGGACATCTTATGTCTTAAGACTGCAGCATGAAAAGGTGGAGGTAAATAGTGTGCACTGCAGCATTGGAGGGTGGTGGGTGTTCACTAGTTTTATGAAAGATGGCACAGCAGCATTTAATTCATATGTTTGTTGTTAATTCTGGAGACCACCACCATGTGAATTTTAGGTGATTGTTCTTGATTTCATAGGGGTCAAACGATTTTGGTCACAGAATTGTCaggtagcattcgggagatagtggattttaaCCCCTCTGTTGGCAACCATGAAgtttgttttctgcagtttcccatctCTGTATCTTAGTTGAGGCTGTGGTTGTGTCttgtcctttcctttcccatcattaTCATGAAACATCTCTGCATTGGTGCAATATAAAAGACTACTTCAGTAGTCTAGGCAGACTCTGGCTAGGAAAGGAAAGTAATGTGACACTAAATCTCTCCTCATTTCTTTAGTATGTATCCTTGGTAATACTTGGGCTCTCTACGGTAGTTGATTGTAGATCTCTTGAGATTCCAGCCAGTCTTATACCTGATGACTTAACGTACAACAGGTGAGATCGAAGATATATATTTATGGTAAGCTGTACTTGCTGGTGTAAAGTCAAGTGGTgtgaattttcagaaaataatctTGATTAGCATGAGTTGAATAATTATGAGTATTTCTGCTCATTCTCCTCATGTCACATTTATATTTTAAAGGGTTTAATGGGTGATATTGTTACTCCACAATAAAAAGCATCCCTGAGTATTCAAATAGGATGCTTTTTATCTCCTGAACTGTGTCGTTTGCTTTTATGGATCATCTAtatgaagaaattttaaaattaacccaAATACATTTAGTTAATCGGTTATCGTTCTTATTTGTTGGTGACTATATTGGTAGATGTATGCGAAGAACATGCCTAATATATAttcttttccacaggaaaattttcaACTTTTATCAGAAATGAAACAAGAAACCAAATCAGAATTAATAGAACCAGGGACAACACAGGAAAATGCATTTGAGgtaatataattaatatatttattgcagccaaatagccatacagaaagagagaaaaataatacatatatatacactgtACTCGCGCGCTTGCGCCTTGGACTGCATGttctttaattgtttttgttcttttgatgcagagttctacgtggtaacgttcacacatgtatccacataAGTTGCACTTACATGTCTGTTggttcatggtatgaggtgttggtacaaattagattgtggaaaccatgtactgccagtcttgaatacgtgcctcatctcgaagttggatgttgtccatatccggtctatcatggccccagttccaaataattctgaaggaatgtcttctctttttttgctgagtgttgctaggagattttctgatgctcTGGTGTTGGGTAGAGTCAGGTGTGTTATGAAGTCTTCAATGAGGAAGGATTCTCGCGCTAGGAGGTAGACGAGTCTTGATCTTGTAGTCTTGGATACACCAATCGCCCTTTTTATGTAtagagcttttactctttctagggAGGATAGGTTGTTTTCTGTGAGGTACGGccatatgatttctatcccataTGTTAGTATAGGCATGATTTTTGATCTAAATAGTGACATCGCCGTCTCTAGGCTGAGTGATCTGATGTAGTTGATTTCGTGCATCGCCCTTACCGCCTGTATTGCTTTCTCTGTTACATGTTTTGTAAAGCATTTGGCACTTGTTTGCAGATTAATGCCAAGGTACTTGAAGTCATTTACTATGGCTACTTTCTGCttctttatgaagatttctgccattgctgggatctgtcctccttgcctaaataccatcatttttgttttcgATGTATTAATTGCAAACTTATGTTCGTAGCACCATTCCTCCATATCTTTTATCACTTTTTGTAGTTTCGTGATTTCTCTTGATCCGATCACTATATCATCGGCATAGGCGTACGATACTACATCTTCCTTATgggttattctcattatttcttcTGCTGCCAGAATGGAAAGTAACAGGCTAATTGGGTCACCCTGTAATACCCCGTTCGTTTGAAGTATCGGTTCTGAGAGAGATATATTGTCAGAGATTCTTATTTTGTTCCATTGTAGTATCGTCTTTATGGTTTTAGTCCACACATTGTTTCTGTTGAGGGCTTTTTCCAGCTTCTGGGTCACAAGTTCTCGATATATGAGGGCgaatgcttttgtgaagtctataaacactacgtaaaacttttctcttttttcaaggacttccCATATGTTATTGAGTAGTAATTGTATGGCGTTAATAGCTGATCTTCCCTTCCTGAATCCGAATAGATTATCTGGTAGATACTCATGTATTTCTTCTGTGACTCTCGCCACGAATGTTTTTGTGAATATCTTGAACGGTATGTTCTCCAGAGCAATGCCTCTGTATGTGTTTGTGTCATATGGGTCACCATTTCCTTCATAGAGTACTTTAATAGTTTAATGTCTCCATCTCTCTGGTATTGAGGCTGTCTCAATGCATTTATTATATAAGTTTGTCCATGTAGGCAGTAGGAGATGAGCAGTGTCTTTTATATACTCACTGTATATGTTGTCTGGTCCTGAAGCCTTGTTCTTCTTTGTGCTTGAGATGATGTTTTGGACTTCATTTGTTGTCAGCAGAGTCCATGCTGTTGGCACTAGTATATTGGTACTTAGATAATTTTCTGGGATATTTGTTATTCCTTGCTTGTTGAGTATATTGCTAAAGTGTGTCATCCATCCTTCCAtgtttatattgtgtgtctgtGTTTGCTTCCTGGGACGTAGAGCGAGATATGGGTCTTCCTTCTTTTACCTTCTTCCTCCCTGTATATCCTTTTCTTTTCCCGCGTGAGTGTTTTATAGGGGCTTCTTTTTCTGTTGTATACCTGATAGAGTGTAAGGTTCTTATTTGTTTTTAGTTCATGCAGGGCCTTCAATACTTCTTTTCTTAGCAGGTAGCATTCCTGGTCGAACCATTGTTTCGCCTTTCGGTCCTTTCTTGGGGTTGCGGCTTGTATTACCAATACCTTTAGTATTTGTGCCGCTTCTTCTAGTCTTAATTCCTCAGTGAGCTCTTCTATTTTTCTTATCTGGTCGACTTGTCCTTCTACTTTTTCACCGTCAATTTTTCTTGATAATAGGCATTTTACTTGTTTGTTTGGTGATCGCCAATctccatgaatttttattttcatggggataTGCTTTCTTATTGGTGTGTGATTTGCTGACCAGATAGGGGTTATTTCTCCTTTTTATTTGCCCTTTTATGAGTGCAACATCTATCACGCTTGTTCCGTTGTGAGATATGTAGGTTGGAATGTTTCTGTTATTTAATAGGAGAAGGCCAGCTTCTTGTAATTTTCCCATTACTAGTTTTGTTTTGTAATTGTGTACATCCAACCTACAGTTTAAGTCTCCTGCTATGATTAGGGGGTTGTCTTGTTTGCTCCGAGTTATTAGTTGTCCTAATTCGTCTATTATTTCCAATGCCGTTGTATGTGGTTGGAAGTAAGTGGCAATAACtgtgatgtgttttgtttctaTTAGTAGAGAGTGTTCCAGTTGTGTTATCATTTTTATTGGGGTCAGCCAAGGCTTTATGAGAATGGATATTCCTCCCATgggtcttcctctttctccttgtttcTCCTGTAGATGTATGCAATAATATTCTACATGTTGCCAATGGTCTGTGAGGAATGTTTCTGTCAATATTACTATGTCGTATCCTTTTAGGCAATACGTTGGTGACATGCTTAATGCGTTTTTTAAGCTTTCAATGTTCCATAACATTATTTGTATGCTTCCTTTATTCTCATTTCCTCTGTATTTTATATTACTCCAGAGTCCATTGTGTGTTTTATTCGAGTTGCATCCCTGTGTTCCTCTGAAAAAGCTATTGTCTGATAATGGAACTGGTGAGAAGATGGATAAACAGATTTCATTGGGTGAaccttcatttcaatacatttgATTTGAATGTCATggagaaaatatacatttttataatctaactagctgtagtacctggcaTTGTCCGGGTatcttttgaatgtttacctttagtatttgtattaccagttagttaagtgtgaagtggacgcttattgatttatttttgagatattgatttaacggcatattatatagttttagagttatttagatgtatctgatttcaagttttagatgatttaattttcgagtaaaaccttgtgCTTGTGGAAGCTAGaaatgactgggaagtatttgattctttccaaaaaaaaaaaaaaaaaaaaaagtaataattatatgtatttaccagtTGCACCGtacataatgatgtacacgattttggcagtcattgagactgtcacaatcagcctagtgaccccaaaagcagtttattcaacactaatctcggtcattttatactctatgcttttaagcccttctcagcttcTGTCTCAATGgatactgaacgtggacttaaacggtatcaagagcATCACAGTTTGtataagagacacataaacaatggattttgaCATTAATATCAGTTATTTTCCGTCATTTTTGCACGTCGGCCCCTCTCATTTCCCACCCCCAGTGcaggctgtgatttttcatctccatagtatatTTTCTACGatgataagtcatatgtgtaccaagtttcgttgagagcaattctggaacatacccacatacagtacatccataatatccgttatatttacattcattttcaccccatctcaacctccatactgattgcggctgaagtatgaattaaccatccagagtgtcacagatcaattctgtgacctcgtaaagaacgtattcaacattaatatcagtaaaaaatattttatttttatatttcacctttTCCTCTGGGTGTGCtgggggtgttttaccccaacagtacttttttcagatagtaagtcatacgtgtaccaattttatatgaaggctatgctggatgaaaaatacatccgtatttttggtcattttgaacattttcctttccaccccctGTAATAACCATGCCGATAAGGGCTGAACGACGACAAccagagtgtcattattcatctcggCAGCCTCGAAAAGTATGGACTGTACACGATTATTTGTCGTTatgtattattttttatatttcacccgtctttctgtgtttttataattcaccctcgcCCCTAGGGCGTCCGTGTCCGTTTAGACATTTCCTTTTCTTTACCAGTTCTCACCcacctgccgattaggactgaCCTTTAACttgaacggcatccagagtgtcacagtttatCTCAGCGATCCTGAAAACTAAGGATTAGTCACACATATCGGTTGTTTTCGGTTGATGTTTACATTTCACCTCTAGAGGCTAGGGGTCTCCTTACCCAAAGGtatttttttccagacagtaggtcaaATTTtcgttgagagttatgctggaatatacacatatacgtccattgtcttggtcattttggaaattttgtttttcacttcttctcactgctatgcgaaaggaggcagaacatctaaaaaattcggagcattactattcatctcagcgaccccaaaaagaatggattcgacactattttcgattatttctacatctcacccctCGTGGGTGTGCTAGCtctgtcatacctccacgcacttttcCTTCTTATACATAAGTCATAAGTAACCAAGTTTGTGTGAAATCGCTCCtgtagtcccgaaaagtatggattcaacactaatattgttaTATTTAGTCCCCTTgactaaggcttctaggggtgccTTTGCCCACACAGTATTTTTTtctagatagtaggtaatatttgtaccaagttcaggTGACAATTATATTGGAACGTACAAACAAACATCCTTAAACTcagtcatttggatattttcttttcttctcttcttctcacCCGTCTGCCAATTGGgtatcaacttggacttaaacgacaaccagagtgtcactattcatttcagcgaccccgaaaacaatttTGATATgaccctattttcgattatgtttatatctcaccctttccaacacctacccctaggggtgctaatttGTCATAACCCCATCCAATTTATCTCCTAATAGCAATTCGTAAGTGTACCAGTTTTTtttgaatcgctccagtagtccggaaAATTATTATTGTTCGCTTTTAGTTACGTATTTAAATCACCCCTCCTGTAgaggttccaggggtgtcttatcgtaaacagtactttctccagatagtaagtcattggttga is a window of Anabrus simplex isolate iqAnaSimp1 chromosome 13, ASM4041472v1, whole genome shotgun sequence DNA encoding:
- the LOC136884915 gene encoding uncharacterized protein isoform X3, whose product is MEEPVFVKCEPVRSSDTGEPSNFDNVHPMLGIIPLKQETKSELTESTQEYAFEENFQLLSEMKQETKSELIEPGTTQENAFEPSADIKDEIFVEQHQPLPNIKEENKLSVM